From one Nematostella vectensis chromosome 7, jaNemVect1.1, whole genome shotgun sequence genomic stretch:
- the LOC5504177 gene encoding rasGEF domain-containing serine/threonine-protein kinase X has translation MAGTRSRPLSADVSHNSLVYEKLIGKGSYGEVWRARWKGTCVAAKRIHNIFFEIDYGQEVRDHYVQEFRREWEVLRTLKHPNIVEMQTVLFPPNRSPVIITELLSCDLECYIRESTSSPKILPDDCISIALGIAQGLKYLHNLEPAIVHRDLATKNILLTKDKRPKIADLGVAKVFASGKDMDATVVPGTPLYAAPEMYPMNHGKGAAGEVKYGPKVDIFSFGAVVLAMIVGHEPVVWPLTPIKDNRKISELVRRKKDLEVMGQHILRPLVVSCLKDNSRSRPDAASLVKQLPCYGNQMKSQKNCSYAGPSALTEKPTLVRPRASRQITTCEIPDVDFEIISRQPNWDYEFKTLIIGNSGVGKSCLVNKLKNPHFDLKFVTSTVSMNDIFWEYFLYDNKKIKLTIGDTAGQERYFSILPAYFRGVQGVFLVFDITVEITFLQLHRWIDLARTTSGADSNIQLILVGNKKDMEDNRAVTYSRAKEFAAMNGFPYIETSAKDVDSLMDMFKKMLQLLVHAVDINDIQVQIPAEMSQSRIVVQQPSHQNNSKCKCKGS, from the exons ATGGCTGGGACTAGAAGCAGGCCTCTTTCCGCCGATGTTAGCCACAACTCGCTGGTTTACGAGAAATTAATAGGGAAAGGATCCTACGGCGAAGTATGGCGTGCCCGATGGAAAGGAACTTGCGTCGCTGCAAAAAGAAtccacaacattttttttgaaatagatTATGGACAAGAAGTTCGTGATCATTATGTGCAAGAATTTCGGCGTGAATGGGAGGTGCTAAGGACTCTAAAACACCCTAACATTGTCGAAATGCAAACTGTGTTGTTCCCGCCTAATCGGTCACCAGTTATAATTACTGAACTGCTATCATGTGACTTAGAATGCTACATCAGGGAGTCAACCTCTTCTCCTAAAATTCTCCCAGATGATTGCATTTCCATAGCTCTTGGTATAGCCCAGGGTTTGAAATACTTGCATAATTTAGAACCTGCTATTGTGCACCGAGATCTtgctaccaaaaatattttactcACTAAAGACAAGAGACCCAAGATAGCAGACCTGGGAGTTGCAAAAGTGTTTGCATCAGGCAAAGATATGGATGCTACTGTAGTACCAGGGACTCCACTCTATGCTGCCCCAGAGATGTACCCAATGAATCATGGGAAAGGAGCTGCGGGCGAAGTCAAGTATGGCCCTAAAGTTGACATTTTCTCATTTGGAGCTGTTGTTTTGGCTATGATTGTGGGCCATGAGCCTGTTGTTTGGCCACTCACTCCTATAAAAG ATAATCGTAAGATTAGTGAGTTGGTGCGGCGTAAGAAGGACCTAGAAGTAATGGGACAGCACATACTAAGACCTCTAGTGGTGAGCTGTCTCAAGGATAACAGTAGATCCAGGCCAGATGCTGCAAGTCTTGTCAAGCAGCTTCCATGCTATGGTAATCAAATGAAATCTCAGAAGAACTGCAGCTATGCTGGGCCATCTGCATTGACCGAGAAGCCCACACTTGTGCGCCCACGTGCAAGCAGACAAATCACAACTTGTGAAATACCTGATGTAGACTTTGAGATAATTTCTAGGCAGCCAAACTGGGATTATGAGTTTAAAACGCTTATCATTGGTAATTCTGGTGTTGGGAAGTCTTGCTTGGTTAACAAACTTAAGAACCCACATTTTGATCTCAAATTTGTGACATCCACTGTGAGTATGAATGATATTTTTTGGGAGTATTTCTTAtatgacaataaaaaaataaaactaactATTGGAGACACGGCTGGCCAGGAGAgatattttagtattttgcCAGCATACTTTCGTGGAGTGCAAGgtgtgtttcttgtttttgacATCACAGTTGAAATAACATTTTTGCAACTACATCGCTGGATTGATCTTGCAAGAACAACAAGTGGCGCTGACAGCAATATTCAGTTGATTTTGGTTGGTAACAAAAAAGACATGGAGGATAACAGGGCTGTTACCTACTCCAGAGCTAAAGAGTTTGCAGCAATGAATGGTTTCCCATACATTGAGACAAGTGCTAAAGATGTGGACAGTTTGATGGATATGTTCAAAAAGATGCTCCAGCTTTTGGTTCATGCAGTGGATATAAATGATATACAGGTACAAATTCCTGCCGAGATGAGTCAGAGCAGAATTGTTGTACAACAGCCATCTCATCAAAACAATTCAAAATGCAAGTGTAAAGGATCATAA